The following are from one region of the Cinclus cinclus chromosome 7, bCinCin1.1, whole genome shotgun sequence genome:
- the SLF2 gene encoding SMC5-SMC6 complex localization factor protein 2 has protein sequence MLSSPDKGNVRDEGVGLSVLCAEGFERNSSSPKKVRRKRCQTDHQVSPVGNGCPIRKMPFGSREIASDDPSQPRLTQILEHEASSPHAFRTSSEMASGAPKSPAVPSHVFRVSFGLSKPRDSPVKRKHTAVSVDVDTSDQSEVNDPAFSRSPSRSKNRCDFVKNIFLKSPHDDVLQLKEPATQSIHLTLSEEFFNSSNEKEKNNFSTVGLSSLYSTHSPAKNNHISVVDTKENQLQLANSCFSLNESLPFSQEKSTVLPSPHHLTQTKGTKSPLQVAGLSQVLDVKKEQDKRPERHERNKGYSIQPSNSFSNTIHEISENTPDSCRMEISGKHALSPENGKSVPPSLPVKESFMDSGHKSSQTSGELEVKRNFTHKSKLNRKWQSSSESEDDILESILDDDEVVLMPLQKMLSSSLKPQTRTLEDSFDTVSQDTITPLLNLHLSKTPVTSKVSYVNSLDHLLKEKEESRSLQEIEKLLQEDIEREDNASDGENEDNASGDDLLEEHRAFIKRFSVVTYVIPDKHPGEDLFDLSAAGKIFTQRDLDLRNFHFIPQNHVEYLLLNSGQTQQLFLVVNGVLSSAYRTTLCPIPILKWLFQMMSIHPDHCVSTQILGRLMELTLKNSSISDQQFKPWIPSIADISAVFVNMGIEFRSLFPLQHLQPPFNEHDILRQVQETVSQQWPRGDVASPAFPSLLENNLINVIKFLVFCTSIIQDGYTDQEIWLLLVLLFKISLEKQLKRHFVVDFQCLFVKLLMSIKDWDTKMPELCLAVSELSSNHHNLLWLVQLVPSLTARGREVKRRLSLVIIAKFLHKRHIEIPDDSDEQMFLLHHFLVCMKPSYLLKKMTEMRKGQEEHKDEVNAELEHEVYYLIYVLLHLVSEASFLDVVNSSQRQHLLKLCRALDKHVKGPIREDARMFYRSKVRCVAARIYGKWQDVIQTTRLTQGKLHDFWEPDS, from the exons ATGCTGTCCTCACCAGACAAAGGAAATGTAAGAGATGAAGGAGTGGGACTCTCAGTTTTATGCGCTGAAGGTTTTGAAAGGAATTCATCTTCTCCAAAGAAGGTCAGAAGAAAAAGATGCCAGACCGACCACCAAGTAAGTCCTGTG gGAAATGGATGCCCTAtaagaaaaatgccttttggTTCAAGGGAAATTGCCTCAG ATGACCCATCTCAACCAAGGCTAACACAAATTTTAGAACATGAGGCATCTTCTCCACATGCATTTAGAACATCCTCTGAAATGGCCTCTGGTGCACCAAAGAGCCCAGCTGTTCCTTCACATGTCTTCAGGGTGTCCTTTGGGCTATCCAAACCAAGAGACTCTcctgtgaaaagaaaacataCTGCCGTGAGTGTGGATGTAGATACTTCAGATCAATCTGAAGTGAATGACCCTGCTTTTAGTAGATCACCTTCAAGATCCAAAAATAGGTGTGACTTtgtaaaaaatatctttttaaagtCTCCTCATGATGATGTTCTACAACTCAAGGAACCTGCTACCCAGTCTATACATTTGACTCTTTCAGAGGAATTCTTCAACTCAAgcaatgaaaaggagaaaaataatttctccactGTAGGTTTGTCATCTTTGTATTCTACACACAGTCCTGCTAAAAATAACCACATTTCTGTTGTGGATACCAAAGAGAATCAATTGCAGCTGGCTAACTCGTGCTTTTCCTTGAATGAGTCCCTTcctttttctcaggaaaaaagtACTGTGTTGCCTTCTCCCCACCACTTAACACAAACAAAAGGCACAAAATCCCCCCTCCAGGTTGCTGGCTTATCTCAGGTATTGGATGTTAAGAAAGAGCAAGATAAAAGACCAGAAAGACATGAACGGAATAAAGGATACAGTATTCAACCCAGCAACAGTTTTTCAAATACAATCCATGAGATTTCTGAAAATACTCCTGATTCTTGTAGAATGGAAATCTCTGGGAAACATGCACTGTCACCAGAGAATGGTAAAAGTGTTCCCCCTTCTTTGCCTGTGAAAGAGTCTTTCATGGACAGTGGCCACAAGTCTTCACAAACTTCAGGAGAACTAGAAGTTAAAAGGAACTTTACACACAAGTCTAAGCTGAACAGAAAATGGCAAAGCAGCTCTGAGAGTGAAGATGACATTTTGGAATCCATTCTAGATGATGATGAAGTAGTATTAATGCCACTGCAAAAAATGCTCAGTTCAAGTCTCAAACCACAGACAAGAACCCTGGAAGACTCTTTTGACACTGTTTCTCAGGACACCATAACTCCACTACTGAACCTTCAT CTTTCTAAGACTCCTGTTACAAGCAAGGTGTCATATGTGAACAGCCTAGATCATCTcttgaaggagaaagaagaatcTAGAAG CTTACAGGAAATAGAGAAACTGCTACAGGAAGACATAGAAAGGGAGGACAATGCTTCAGATGGAGAAAATGAGGACAATGCCAGTGGAGATGATCTCTTGGAAGAACACAG GGCATTTATAAAGAGATTTTCAGTAGTAACTTATGTCATACCTGACAAACACCCTGGAGAAGATTTATTTGATTTATCAGCTGCTGGGAAAATCTTCACTCAACGTGACCTTGACTTGAGGAATTTTCATTTCATCCCTCAAAATCATGTAGAATATCTGCTTCTTAA TTCTGGtcaaacacagcagctttttttAGTTGTTAATGGTGTTCTAAGTTCTGCTTACCGTACTACATTGTGTCCCATACCAATTCTAAAGTGGCTGTTCCAG ATGATGTCTATTCATCCTGACCATTGTGTTTCCACCCAGATCTTAGGTAGATTGATGGAGTTAACACTAAAAAACT cTTCCATCAGTGATCAACAATTTAAACCATGGATTCCTTCAATAGCTGATATATCAGCTGTTTTTGTCAATATGGGTATTGAGTTCAGATCACTCTTTCCATTGCAACATCTTCAACCCCCCTTCAATGAGCATGATATTTT AAGACAGGTGCAAGAAACAGTGAGTCAACAATGGCCAAGAGGAGATGTAGCCAGTCCAGCGTTCCCCAGTCTACTTGAAAACAATTTAATTAATGTGATTAAG tttcTAGTTTTCTGTACATCAATAATTCAAGATGGATATACAGACCAAGAAATATGGCTGCTGCTTGTATTGCTATTTAAAATAAGCTTGGAGAAACAGTTGAAACGACATTTTGTGGTAGATTTTCAGTGCCTTTTTGTAAAGCTTCTGATGAGTATAAAAGACTGGGATACCAAG atgcctgagctgtgcctggcagtGAGTGAACTCTCCAGTAATCACCATAACCTCCTGTGGCTTGTTCAGCTTGTGCCCAGCTTGACTGCTCGTGGACG GGAAGTAAAAAGACGGCTTAGCCTAGTGATAATTGCAAAATTTCTTCATAAAAGACATATAGAAATACCTGATGACAGTGACGAGCAG ATGTTTCTTTTGCATCACTTTCTGGTGTGTATGAAACCTTCTTATCTACTGAAGAAGATGACAGAGATGAGAAAAGGACAGGAGGAACATAAAGATGAAGTTAATGCAGAACTAGAACACGAG GTGTACTACCTAATCTATGTCCTACTTCATCTAGTCAGTGAAGCCAGTTTCCTTGATGTTGTAAATTCTAGTCAAAGG CAACACTTACTGAAGCTTTGTCGTGCCTTAGATAAGCATGTGAAAGGTCCTATTAGGGAAGATGCAAGAATGTTTTATCGGTCTAAGGTAAGAt GCGTGGCTGCTAGGATATATGGGAAATGGCAGGATGTGATACAAACCACTCGGCTTACTCAG gGAAAACTGCATGACTTCTGGGAGCCAGATTCATGA